A genomic stretch from Desulfohalobium retbaense DSM 5692 includes:
- a CDS encoding Gfo/Idh/MocA family protein, producing MARPQLKLGLVGLGTWAGKGHLPVYLGSRLKPFVQVSALCSRSLDKARQWCAEYGIQNAYADYSEMLRKERLDVVAVCTPDSLHTDYVLMALDAGAHVIVEKPLATSTDKCSRIWEKAQKTGRKVITLYHKRADPLWIEARQIARPGAYGPLQMGWAEISNPVTVPTGSYFTSDMTALTDANWFLGTHFYDLLRYITGLNPSSVYARKYYGKLRDLGYNVPDAIKADMIFENNASLSFLLAWNLPQNVPALTKQRMTLHFQEGELELDGMRRGMSNFGPQGYFYANPYFLQETPAGLSGYGASFLEDSLIYLYDPEHSPKAALPSLEDAWWATAMAEAVQESARSEATATISRPPSSIRP from the coding sequence GGGCCGGAAAGGGCCACCTCCCAGTATATCTGGGATCGCGCCTCAAGCCTTTTGTTCAGGTCAGCGCTCTTTGCAGCCGAAGTCTGGACAAAGCCAGACAATGGTGTGCTGAATATGGAATACAAAATGCTTATGCGGATTATTCGGAAATGTTGCGCAAGGAACGTCTGGACGTCGTGGCCGTGTGTACTCCTGATTCGCTGCATACCGATTATGTCCTGATGGCTCTGGATGCAGGCGCTCATGTCATAGTGGAAAAGCCCCTGGCAACAAGTACCGATAAGTGTTCAAGAATCTGGGAAAAGGCCCAAAAAACCGGCAGAAAAGTCATAACCCTCTATCATAAACGCGCCGATCCATTGTGGATCGAGGCTAGGCAAATTGCCCGGCCCGGTGCCTACGGCCCTTTGCAGATGGGCTGGGCGGAAATTTCCAATCCTGTAACCGTGCCGACAGGTTCGTATTTTACCTCCGATATGACGGCCTTGACCGATGCCAATTGGTTTCTGGGGACTCATTTTTACGATTTGCTCAGGTATATTACCGGCCTGAACCCATCTTCAGTATATGCCCGCAAGTATTATGGAAAGCTACGCGATTTGGGATACAACGTACCAGACGCAATAAAAGCGGATATGATTTTTGAAAACAACGCTTCACTATCCTTTTTGCTGGCTTGGAATCTTCCCCAAAATGTACCTGCTCTGACCAAGCAACGCATGACTCTGCATTTCCAGGAGGGTGAACTGGAACTGGACGGTATGCGCCGAGGCATGTCCAATTTTGGTCCGCAAGGGTATTTTTATGCCAATCCCTATTTCTTGCAGGAAACCCCTGCCGGCCTTTCCGGATATGGAGCGTCTTTTCTGGAGGACAGCCTGATTTACCTATATGACCCTGAACATTCGCCCAAGGCTGCACTGCCTTCTCTGGAAGACGCGTGGTGGGCGACTGCCATGGCTGAAGCAGTCCAAGAAAGCGCACGATCTGAAGCCACCGCTACTATATCCAGGCCGCCAAGTTCAATAAGGCCCTAA
- a CDS encoding N-acetylneuraminate synthase family protein, which translates to MSVQFIAEVSSNHHQNLDRCFQFIDEAARIGCSGVKFQLFKVDELFAPEVFKAKPDVAKRRQWELPVAFLPELATRCHDNKISFSCTPFYLQAVQELSPYVDFYKIASYELLWDDLLKACAQTGKPLVLSTGMATMQEIEHAVNVILDSTPQTAEPGQRTPDHGLRTTDLPPLTLLHCVSGYPAPPNQCNLAAIETIRNAYAQLSEPCPRTPDHGPRTPDIGAPASIQVGWSDHSVSPGVIHRAVHRWGAKMIEFHLDLEGEGEEYSAGHCWLPDEIKPVIDTVQKGFQADGNGRKEPMASEADDRNWRADPEDGLRPLKKFRNDIEIDL; encoded by the coding sequence ATGTCAGTACAATTCATCGCCGAAGTCTCCAGCAACCATCATCAAAACCTGGATCGCTGTTTTCAATTTATTGATGAAGCGGCCCGTATTGGGTGTTCAGGGGTCAAATTTCAGCTTTTCAAGGTGGACGAACTCTTTGCACCAGAGGTATTTAAAGCAAAGCCCGATGTAGCCAAACGCAGACAATGGGAGCTACCTGTAGCCTTTTTGCCTGAATTGGCCACACGCTGTCATGATAACAAAATCTCTTTTTCCTGCACTCCTTTTTACCTGCAGGCCGTACAAGAGCTGTCTCCCTATGTGGATTTCTACAAAATAGCCTCGTATGAATTATTGTGGGATGATTTGCTCAAGGCCTGCGCTCAAACGGGCAAACCGCTTGTCCTCTCTACTGGCATGGCCACCATGCAGGAAATCGAACACGCCGTGAATGTCATTCTGGATTCTACACCTCAGACTGCGGAACCAGGACAGCGGACCCCGGACCACGGACTTCGGACTACAGACCTCCCCCCCTTGACCCTGCTTCACTGCGTATCCGGCTATCCTGCACCTCCGAACCAATGCAACCTGGCTGCCATTGAAACCATAAGAAACGCCTATGCGCAGCTCTCTGAACCCTGTCCTCGAACCCCGGACCACGGACCGCGGACACCGGACATCGGTGCACCGGCCTCGATCCAGGTCGGCTGGTCAGACCACAGTGTTTCGCCGGGCGTCATACACCGAGCCGTACACCGATGGGGAGCGAAGATGATCGAATTTCATTTGGATCTGGAAGGCGAAGGGGAGGAATACAGCGCTGGGCATTGCTGGCTGCCTGATGAGATAAAGCCTGTGATTGATACAGTGCAAAAAGGTTTTCAAGCTGATGGCAATGGCCGAAAAGAACCAATGGCAAGTGAAGCAGATGATCGAAACTGGCGGGCAGATCCGGAAGATGGATTGAGGCCCCTGAAGAAATTCAGAAATGATATAGAGATAGATTTATGA
- a CDS encoding methionyl-tRNA formyltransferase encodes MTHKNQFKMPRVAFLGTFHPAVPTFKALATKGWICIAVLPKEAGYKNDELLEAIHESEVPWTYEISDINEYRPNTILAANYPKIISKKYLQRYLCINTHWSLLPRWRGVHPTAWAIINGDEHVGLTVHFMEEEFDTGDVLAQRKIKISKDKSINDLHQELAEVQASCVLDVFNDYLKTGQWKTHSQDEAKATYVPQRKPEDGLINWEWPTSRIEGLVAALPLPKYPGAFTYFGNQKIVISKASAAECPVYYCTPGQVVRITKSGHAWIKTGDICLVVQEVLIEGERNTKNAAEVLRLGQKLGFNPQEEIVNLKQEIQDLQDQVAKLKQELK; translated from the coding sequence ATGACCCATAAAAATCAATTCAAAATGCCCAGAGTTGCTTTTCTCGGGACATTTCATCCTGCGGTACCCACCTTTAAAGCCTTAGCTACCAAAGGTTGGATATGTATAGCTGTTTTACCCAAAGAAGCAGGTTATAAAAATGACGAGTTGTTAGAGGCTATTCATGAATCTGAAGTGCCTTGGACCTACGAGATTTCCGATATTAATGAATATCGTCCAAATACCATATTGGCAGCCAATTACCCTAAAATTATATCCAAAAAGTATCTTCAAAGATATCTGTGTATAAATACACATTGGAGCTTGTTGCCACGGTGGAGGGGGGTTCATCCTACAGCCTGGGCCATTATCAATGGTGATGAACATGTCGGATTAACAGTGCATTTTATGGAAGAAGAATTTGATACTGGCGACGTGCTCGCCCAAAGAAAAATAAAAATATCAAAAGACAAATCTATTAATGACTTGCATCAAGAACTTGCCGAGGTACAAGCATCCTGTGTTTTAGATGTTTTTAACGATTATTTGAAAACAGGACAGTGGAAAACACATTCTCAAGATGAGGCCAAAGCCACCTACGTGCCGCAAAGGAAACCAGAAGACGGACTGATAAATTGGGAATGGCCTACATCCCGGATAGAAGGTCTGGTAGCAGCTTTGCCATTACCAAAATATCCCGGTGCCTTCACCTATTTTGGAAACCAGAAGATTGTCATTTCCAAAGCTTCTGCAGCAGAATGTCCTGTTTACTACTGTACTCCAGGGCAAGTTGTGCGCATCACAAAATCTGGACATGCTTGGATAAAAACAGGCGATATATGTCTTGTTGTTCAAGAAGTCCTAATTGAAGGAGAAAGAAATACAAAAAATGCTGCTGAGGTCTTACGACTTGGACAAAAACTTGGCTTTAACCCCCAAGAAGAAATCGTTAATTTAAAACAAGAGATTCAAGATCTTCAAGATCAGGTAGCTAAATTAAAGCAAGAGCTAAAATAA
- a CDS encoding cytidylyltransferase domain-containing protein has translation MSSVIAIIQARMGSSRLPGKMMLPLAGKPIIDYVLMRLSTALRPQGMLDSLVLATSTEKNNDPLVDHVAVHWPQVKIIRGAEDDVLSRFKTAIDETGADIIVRATGDCPFVNIDAMHNMLTELLNSGADIVNYQPGYEYVDKGLEVVRADALLRALNDPEPTSMDREHVTSLLYKHPDRYKVQYVQSAPELRRGDIRLTIDTPADLEFFETLFQELQEENIATISPQDIVEVLNRKPELKSINASSGRKSTRHERARLGFRCDGGTEIGLGHVVGSIRLARLLSKELGLGVEFVVRENQATQNLIHEAGFAMEVLPKQISPEDDIGRLVEKKLESDLSGVVINFCKEDLERYTTYFQAIKESGLKLIFMDNPLPPSWEMGDLLINALPHPEYNGYDPNRHPACLDGLEYFIPGFEGSPPERVIRSSVQRVLIAMGGADKPNLTEMVVKALAETNFKGYVDVVLGSACFHFESVQKSLKASGLNGDVSQNVSDLYRRMCLADLAFSGLGLTTYEMAYTGLPVCIISSSELNAKAAEQYVQNYRAAEHIGFYRNVDQNLISSRFSKLMNGQGKRLNLSSVEYRVGKKVDQVVFSVSSVLNLFKPGNSKQEMTN, from the coding sequence ATGAGTTCTGTAATCGCCATCATCCAGGCCCGTATGGGCTCTTCAAGACTGCCCGGCAAAATGATGCTTCCCCTGGCAGGCAAGCCAATTATTGACTATGTCTTGATGCGGTTATCCACTGCCTTGCGCCCCCAGGGCATGCTTGATTCCCTGGTCCTGGCTACATCTACTGAAAAAAACAATGACCCCTTGGTAGATCATGTAGCTGTCCACTGGCCGCAGGTTAAAATCATCAGGGGAGCAGAAGATGACGTCTTGTCCAGGTTCAAGACTGCCATTGATGAAACCGGTGCAGATATCATTGTCCGCGCTACAGGAGATTGCCCGTTTGTCAATATTGACGCCATGCACAATATGCTGACTGAGCTACTCAATTCAGGTGCCGATATAGTCAATTACCAGCCCGGCTATGAATATGTGGACAAAGGGCTGGAGGTGGTGAGAGCCGATGCCTTGCTGCGAGCTTTAAATGATCCTGAACCGACGTCCATGGATAGAGAGCATGTCACCAGCCTCCTTTATAAGCATCCTGACCGATATAAGGTCCAATACGTTCAAAGCGCCCCTGAACTGCGCCGCGGGGATATCAGGCTGACCATTGATACGCCCGCTGATCTTGAGTTTTTTGAAACGCTCTTTCAAGAGCTACAGGAAGAAAATATCGCCACAATATCCCCGCAAGATATTGTGGAGGTGCTGAATAGAAAACCGGAGCTTAAAAGCATAAACGCCTCAAGTGGCCGCAAAAGCACAAGACACGAGCGTGCTCGGCTGGGATTTCGATGTGACGGTGGAACGGAAATAGGTCTTGGGCATGTTGTGGGCTCCATCCGCCTGGCTAGGTTGCTGAGCAAAGAGCTTGGTCTCGGGGTGGAATTCGTGGTTCGCGAAAACCAGGCAACCCAAAATCTCATCCACGAGGCAGGCTTCGCCATGGAAGTACTGCCCAAACAAATATCACCCGAAGATGATATCGGCCGATTGGTTGAAAAGAAGCTTGAATCAGACTTGTCAGGCGTGGTCATCAATTTCTGCAAAGAGGATCTGGAAAGATATACCACTTATTTTCAAGCCATAAAAGAAAGCGGCCTAAAGCTTATATTCATGGACAATCCCCTGCCCCCCTCATGGGAGATGGGGGATCTTTTGATCAACGCTCTGCCCCATCCGGAATATAATGGATACGATCCCAATAGACACCCGGCCTGTCTTGATGGTTTGGAATATTTTATTCCAGGATTTGAAGGCTCACCACCTGAGCGAGTGATAAGATCTAGTGTCCAAAGGGTCCTGATTGCCATGGGTGGTGCGGACAAGCCCAATCTCACGGAAATGGTTGTCAAAGCCTTGGCTGAGACGAACTTTAAAGGCTATGTCGATGTGGTTCTAGGCTCTGCATGCTTCCATTTCGAATCTGTTCAGAAAAGTCTGAAAGCGTCAGGACTAAACGGCGATGTCAGTCAGAATGTTTCAGATTTGTATAGGAGAATGTGCCTTGCTGACCTCGCTTTTTCCGGTCTCGGACTGACAACCTATGAAATGGCCTATACCGGCTTGCCGGTCTGTATTATTTCCAGCTCAGAATTAAACGCAAAAGCAGCGGAACAGTATGTCCAAAACTATAGGGCCGCTGAGCATATTGGTTTTTACAGAAATGTTGACCAGAACCTCATCTCGTCCCGGTTTTCCAAGCTTATGAATGGCCAGGGAAAAAGGCTTAACCTATCCAGTGTCGAGTATCGCGTAGGCAAAAAGGTTGATCAAGTTGTGTTTTCAGTTAGCTCGGTTCTTAATTTATTCAAACCTGGCAATTCAAAGCAGGAGATGACAAATTGA
- a CDS encoding class I SAM-dependent methyltransferase gives MNVNWPTDGIFEKDGHRGKIFDVKDGFHVIDCESCGFKHIVPIPTIEELEEVYKHDYYSTEKPLYLERHQEDLDWWNTVYDQRYDFFENELPNERRNILDVGSGPGYFLLRGKQRGWHVEGIEPSGQAAEHSRSLGSKIYQDFLDQKSLPKFNQYDVIHASEVLEHIPDPEEMLKNMYQLLKPGGIICISVPNDYNPLQYALRVECGFDPWWVAPPHHINYFDFDSLTALLQKVGYNILRKEASFPMELFLLMGDNYIGNDSLGRECHTRRKNYEQTLVQSGLSQLKRQLEHFYSECNVGRTAIIYGVCQ, from the coding sequence TTGAATGTAAATTGGCCTACTGATGGCATATTCGAAAAAGATGGTCATCGTGGAAAAATTTTTGATGTTAAGGATGGGTTTCACGTGATTGACTGTGAATCATGTGGGTTCAAGCATATCGTCCCAATTCCCACAATCGAGGAACTTGAGGAAGTTTATAAGCACGATTATTATAGTACAGAAAAGCCGTTATATCTTGAAAGGCATCAGGAAGACCTTGATTGGTGGAACACAGTCTACGACCAAAGGTATGATTTTTTTGAAAATGAGCTGCCCAACGAACGGCGAAATATTCTGGATGTCGGCTCAGGCCCTGGTTATTTTTTGCTGCGCGGGAAACAAAGAGGGTGGCATGTTGAAGGCATTGAACCTTCCGGACAGGCAGCCGAACACAGTCGCTCACTGGGATCAAAGATTTATCAAGATTTTCTGGACCAAAAATCCCTCCCAAAATTCAATCAGTACGATGTTATTCACGCAAGCGAAGTCTTAGAGCATATTCCCGATCCTGAAGAAATGTTGAAAAATATGTATCAATTGCTGAAGCCCGGGGGGATAATATGCATAAGTGTCCCAAATGATTATAACCCATTACAATACGCTCTTAGAGTCGAATGTGGATTTGACCCATGGTGGGTAGCTCCACCGCATCATATCAACTATTTTGATTTCGATTCCTTGACTGCATTACTACAAAAGGTAGGTTATAATATTTTAAGAAAGGAAGCTTCGTTTCCAATGGAGCTATTTTTATTAATGGGTGATAATTATATTGGCAATGATTCTTTGGGTCGAGAATGTCATACTCGTAGAAAAAATTATGAACAGACCCTCGTCCAATCAGGTCTATCGCAACTAAAAAGGCAATTGGAACATTTTTACTCTGAATGCAATGTAGGAAGGACTGCAATTATATATGGAGTCTGTCAATAA
- a CDS encoding polysaccharide pyruvyl transferase family protein: protein MSYNILLYGGYTLWSAGDDAPMHFLTTQLKNKTDKDIKFTVFCRHPNTEFDTYYNVKTKQNFEYKTKELSSGRWMRGLNSSDNRKDLLDIATEISASDLIILGAGNFITEVSLDVLRGHFAQFVVLTLIADMCHTPCMLFGLSANKLKNPWTAKAAGWMLHRASCVTFREKNAVENLISSDVSLPQYELLPDAALGSPVANINRSKEILRNEHIDLSNKKVLAISIRDLSWMNADEKYQKNLKNTIDKWLYSDNQNVILFIPQCTYDVENSLTDDRYVAHKLSKQVNFPDRCFHIKNKYQAPDIECLYREADITLATRLHGSVFSAKMGTPVIGLCYEDKVKGFFRQLNCPELALKWDEESEIIFNKIMGVLQNKQHIVSKINDNVSILQKKLGRYVELAYNLLT, encoded by the coding sequence ATGAGCTATAATATTTTATTATATGGTGGATATACTCTTTGGAGTGCTGGCGATGATGCACCAATGCACTTTCTCACCACACAGCTTAAAAATAAAACTGACAAGGATATTAAATTTACTGTATTTTGCCGACATCCTAATACAGAATTTGATACATATTATAATGTAAAAACAAAACAAAACTTTGAATACAAAACAAAAGAGTTGTCGTCTGGAAGATGGATGAGGGGGTTGAATTCTTCTGATAATAGGAAAGATTTGCTTGATATAGCTACAGAAATCTCAGCATCGGACTTAATCATCCTTGGTGCTGGTAATTTTATAACTGAAGTCTCATTGGATGTATTAAGAGGGCATTTTGCACAGTTTGTAGTACTGACTTTAATTGCAGATATGTGCCATACACCTTGTATGCTTTTTGGATTAAGTGCGAATAAACTGAAAAATCCCTGGACAGCCAAGGCGGCCGGATGGATGCTTCATCGAGCATCATGCGTAACATTTCGTGAAAAAAATGCAGTTGAAAATTTAATAAGTAGCGATGTTTCTCTTCCTCAATACGAATTACTGCCTGATGCTGCCCTTGGCTCTCCTGTTGCAAATATCAATCGAAGTAAAGAAATACTTCGCAATGAACATATTGACTTATCAAACAAAAAGGTCTTAGCCATATCAATTAGAGATTTATCCTGGATGAATGCGGATGAGAAATATCAAAAAAATCTCAAGAATACTATAGATAAATGGCTTTATAGCGATAACCAAAATGTTATTCTATTTATTCCACAATGTACCTATGATGTTGAAAATAGCTTAACAGATGATAGATATGTTGCTCATAAATTGTCAAAACAAGTCAACTTTCCGGATAGATGTTTTCATATTAAAAACAAATATCAAGCACCAGACATTGAATGTCTATACCGTGAAGCTGATATAACACTAGCAACAAGACTTCACGGTTCAGTATTTTCAGCTAAAATGGGGACACCAGTTATAGGTCTTTGCTATGAAGATAAAGTGAAAGGATTTTTTAGACAACTAAATTGTCCTGAATTAGCTTTAAAATGGGATGAAGAATCAGAAATAATATTTAATAAGATTATGGGAGTATTGCAAAACAAACAGCACATAGTCAGTAAAATCAACGACAATGTTTCGATTCTTCAAAAAAAATTAGGCCGGTATGTTGAACTTGCATATAATCTTTTAACATAA
- a CDS encoding ATP-grasp domain-containing protein — MFNKVILIIGAGPNQLPAINLAKQRGYYVVSTDMDPEAEGFLLSDQTGLVSTRDIEGTIAFAKRIHKQKPIDGVMTMASESAMTIAGVAEALELPGITPTVAENATNKVKRQLLFKENGVSSPQFSFACGFDEACREAQKIGWPVVVKPADSAGSRGVQKVDSPEDMKSALDEISSVSTLPQCLIEEYLSGTEHSIEGIVLEGRVIWAGLSDRNYAHKHAYPPYFLEDGDTMPSNLGPETIKEVKAEATKAVHALGIDWGPVKGDIIIDPQKGIRVLEMAARLSGDYFCYETIPLHNGINLLEATMDLSVGFPVSPEALKPKHNQGVALRYVWPKPGRVVSIEGFEEARSIPGVDFVQLEPRWRNLSMGTVIPAPTFMGERIASVMAFADTRDEAVAIAEKAVSTVKIRT, encoded by the coding sequence TTGTTTAACAAGGTAATTCTAATAATAGGCGCCGGCCCTAACCAGCTTCCAGCGATCAACCTCGCAAAGCAGCGCGGCTATTATGTGGTGTCAACTGATATGGACCCTGAAGCCGAGGGCTTTCTTCTTTCCGATCAAACTGGCCTTGTCAGCACCCGTGACATTGAAGGGACCATCGCCTTTGCCAAACGGATACATAAGCAAAAGCCAATAGACGGGGTCATGACCATGGCTTCGGAAAGCGCCATGACAATAGCCGGAGTTGCCGAGGCATTGGAGCTTCCTGGGATAACGCCAACTGTTGCTGAAAATGCCACTAATAAAGTCAAGCGGCAATTATTATTTAAGGAAAATGGGGTTTCCTCCCCGCAATTTTCATTTGCCTGTGGATTCGATGAAGCATGTAGAGAGGCTCAAAAAATTGGTTGGCCAGTCGTGGTCAAGCCGGCAGATAGTGCTGGTTCCAGAGGAGTACAGAAAGTTGATTCGCCAGAAGATATGAAATCCGCTTTAGACGAAATTAGCTCGGTTTCAACTTTGCCGCAATGTCTTATAGAGGAGTATTTATCCGGGACAGAACATAGTATTGAAGGGATTGTTCTGGAAGGTCGGGTAATTTGGGCTGGACTTTCAGATCGAAATTATGCCCACAAACATGCTTATCCCCCCTATTTTTTGGAAGACGGGGACACCATGCCCTCAAACCTTGGTCCAGAAACCATCAAGGAAGTTAAGGCCGAAGCAACCAAGGCTGTCCATGCGCTGGGCATTGACTGGGGGCCGGTCAAAGGGGATATCATCATCGATCCTCAAAAAGGTATCCGCGTGCTGGAGATGGCGGCTAGGCTATCAGGTGACTATTTTTGCTACGAAACCATACCCTTGCATAATGGAATTAATCTCTTGGAAGCTACCATGGATCTATCCGTGGGGTTTCCGGTCTCACCAGAAGCACTAAAGCCCAAACATAATCAAGGCGTGGCCTTGCGCTACGTCTGGCCTAAACCAGGTAGAGTTGTGTCCATTGAGGGCTTTGAAGAGGCGCGTTCCATTCCCGGGGTTGATTTTGTCCAGTTAGAACCCCGCTGGCGCAATCTTTCAATGGGTACAGTCATTCCTGCCCCGACCTTCATGGGCGAAAGGATCGCCAGCGTAATGGCCTTTGCCGATACCAGGGATGAGGCTGTGGCTATAGCTGAAAAGGCTGTGAGTACAGTAAAGATTCGTACATGA
- the pseF gene encoding pseudaminic acid cytidylyltransferase, whose translation MTDSQNTENPQTVCIIPARSGSKRIPDKNIRLFLGKPVIWYPIQAARDSNLFDRIIVSTDSEKIAAIARETGAETPFLRPQELADDFTPVTNVFQHVVQWMRNNQMDPKFICGMYATALFVQKEHLVQGYDMIRKGKSERAFTVAPFPSPIFRALKINRKGHLEMIWPENFKTRSQDFFQVYYNAGQFHWYHVDSLMEPSHNTESVSPIIISKYLAIDIDTQEDWEQAEMTYWGILNFRR comes from the coding sequence ATGACCGACAGCCAAAACACGGAAAATCCACAAACAGTCTGCATTATACCCGCTCGAAGCGGCAGCAAAAGGATTCCAGACAAAAATATCCGTCTTTTTTTGGGCAAGCCGGTTATCTGGTATCCGATTCAGGCGGCCAGGGACTCAAACCTTTTTGACCGGATTATCGTTTCCACAGACTCCGAGAAAATTGCTGCCATAGCCCGCGAGACCGGTGCCGAAACCCCTTTTCTCCGCCCACAAGAATTGGCGGATGATTTTACACCGGTGACAAATGTCTTTCAGCATGTAGTGCAATGGATGCGTAATAATCAAATGGATCCCAAGTTCATATGCGGCATGTATGCAACAGCCCTTTTTGTTCAAAAAGAACATTTGGTCCAAGGGTATGATATGATTCGCAAAGGTAAATCTGAAAGGGCTTTTACAGTTGCTCCTTTCCCCTCACCCATCTTTCGGGCTTTAAAAATTAACAGGAAAGGACATCTGGAAATGATATGGCCGGAAAATTTCAAAACTCGATCCCAGGATTTTTTCCAAGTATACTACAACGCCGGACAGTTTCACTGGTATCATGTAGATTCCTTGATGGAACCAAGTCATAACACTGAATCAGTTTCCCCTATTATTATTTCAAAATATTTAGCTATAGATATTGATACACAGGAGGACTGGGAACAAGCTGAAATGACTTATTGGGGTATACTCAACTTTCGGAGATAG
- a CDS encoding IS1634 family transposase, protein MAHLHKKVKQGKPYYYIREMARVNGKPKVVNQIYLGSVERIMEMAMGQEKADLSRIQVQEFGSLFLANLMEKQIGIVEIIDSVIPPDPRDSGPSLGEFFLYAAFNRMIDPCSKHSLSDWLKDFAVHQIRPVDTSALTSQRYWKRWERVDQESIEDISKALFKKVSELDPIKSDCFLFDTTNYFNYMDSKTSSQLAQRGRNKDGKNWLRQVGLALLVSRGSQLPLFYKEYEGNCHDSKLFNRLLGNIFASLEDLGRGTDSLTVVVDKGMNSEANMQAIDKQAKVDFVTTYSPAFAEDLAQTDLENFAPVDTRKNRELAARGRQDDQMVAWRTTGFFWGATRTVVVTYNPRTAAKQRYRFDQKLGKLQNGLFELRARVRAGNKALKSKEQVKARYKDLCESLYLPKNLYKIEFVTTGKQLKMYFRKDHYQISKHVKRFGKNIIITSHDDWDKEAIVQASLDRYQVENAFRQSKGNEFGNFRPVWHWTDGKIRCHLFACLIAQTYLQLIALHLKKAGLNYSVDQAMKSMRNLSSCLCWSKGKRKPTRIIEEPSEEQAAILKSFGYKIRNGVLERRSHR, encoded by the coding sequence ATGGCACACCTGCATAAAAAAGTTAAACAGGGCAAGCCTTACTACTATATCCGGGAGATGGCCCGGGTGAACGGGAAGCCCAAAGTCGTTAACCAGATCTATCTGGGGTCTGTTGAGCGCATCATGGAAATGGCCATGGGCCAGGAAAAAGCTGACCTGAGCAGAATCCAAGTCCAGGAGTTCGGTTCTCTTTTTCTGGCTAACCTCATGGAAAAACAAATTGGGATCGTGGAGATTATCGATTCAGTCATCCCGCCAGATCCCAGGGATTCAGGTCCGAGTTTGGGAGAATTTTTTCTGTATGCGGCCTTTAACCGTATGATCGACCCTTGCTCCAAGCATAGCCTTTCGGATTGGTTGAAAGATTTCGCTGTCCATCAGATTCGACCCGTGGATACCAGTGCCTTGACTTCTCAGCGATATTGGAAGCGTTGGGAGCGTGTTGATCAGGAGTCTATTGAAGATATTTCCAAAGCTTTATTCAAAAAAGTTAGTGAATTAGATCCCATTAAATCGGATTGTTTTCTTTTCGATACCACCAACTACTTCAACTACATGGACAGCAAGACTTCGTCCCAGCTAGCCCAGCGGGGGCGGAACAAAGACGGCAAAAATTGGCTCCGACAGGTCGGCTTGGCGTTGCTTGTCTCAAGGGGCTCGCAGTTGCCTCTTTTTTATAAAGAATACGAGGGCAACTGCCACGACTCCAAGCTGTTTAACCGGCTACTGGGAAACATTTTCGCCTCCTTGGAGGACCTGGGCCGAGGAACCGATTCGTTGACCGTGGTCGTCGACAAGGGGATGAATTCCGAGGCGAATATGCAGGCTATCGACAAACAAGCGAAAGTGGACTTTGTGACCACCTATTCTCCTGCCTTCGCTGAGGATTTAGCCCAAACCGACCTGGAAAATTTTGCTCCTGTTGATACCCGGAAAAACCGCGAACTCGCTGCAAGGGGTCGCCAAGACGATCAGATGGTGGCTTGGCGAACCACTGGGTTCTTCTGGGGCGCCACCCGAACAGTGGTGGTTACCTACAACCCCAGGACAGCGGCAAAACAGCGGTATCGCTTCGATCAAAAACTCGGCAAGCTCCAAAATGGTCTTTTCGAGCTACGCGCTCGAGTCCGGGCAGGCAATAAGGCCTTGAAAAGCAAAGAGCAGGTTAAAGCCAGGTACAAAGACCTTTGCGAATCGCTATATCTTCCCAAGAATCTTTACAAAATCGAATTTGTGACCACTGGCAAACAGCTGAAAATGTATTTTCGCAAGGATCACTATCAAATCAGCAAACATGTCAAACGCTTCGGGAAAAATATCATCATTACGTCACATGATGACTGGGATAAAGAGGCCATTGTACAGGCCAGCCTGGATCGTTACCAAGTCGAAAATGCCTTTCGCCAATCCAAGGGCAATGAATTCGGAAATTTTCGTCCCGTATGGCATTGGACGGATGGCAAGATCCGTTGCCACTTGTTCGCCTGCCTTATCGCACAGACCTATTTGCAGTTGATCGCCTTGCACCTGAAAAAAGCTGGACTGAATTATTCCGTAGATCAAGCAATGAAATCAATGCGCAATCTTTCCAGCTGCTTATGCTGGAGCAAGGGCAAGCGGAAGCCAACTCGAATCATTGAAGAACCCAGTGAGGAGCAAGCGGCGATATTGAAGTCTTTTGGCTACAAAATTCGCAATGGGGTCTTAGAGCGCCGGTCACACCGGTAA